The following coding sequences are from one Rutidosis leptorrhynchoides isolate AG116_Rl617_1_P2 chromosome 11, CSIRO_AGI_Rlap_v1, whole genome shotgun sequence window:
- the LOC139876580 gene encoding probable indole-3-pyruvate monooxygenase YUCCA4, with amino-acid sequence MGSCEKEQMLIKFDGPIIVGAGPSGIAVAACLKENGIPSIVLERSNCIASLWQYKTYDRLKLHLPKQFCELPLFGYPKKFPKYPTKQQFVSYIEAYANHFEIKPKFNQSVVSAEFDLKNDAWRVVTQDSVYESRWLVVATGENAEAVVPEIQGIEKFKGVVRHTSEYKSGGEFSTKRVLVVGCGNSGMEVSLDLCIHDASPYLVVRNSVHVLPREMFGFTTFGIAMALLKWLPLRVVDKLILFMANLTLGNTDKLGLKRPKTGPLELKNATGKTPVLDTGALSLIKSGNIKVVEQGIREVTKNGAKFMDGQEIAFEAIVLATGYKSNVPFWLKGSDFFTEEGMPKTPFPNGWKGKNGLYTVGFTRRGLLGTTCDALKIAKDVTDQWGSTSSTSKLEFRSK; translated from the exons ATGGGTTCTTGCGAAAAAGAACAAATGTTGATCAAATTTGATGGGCCAATTATTGTTGGTGCTGGTCCTTCTGGTATAGCAGTAGCAGCTTGCCTTAAAGAAAATGGAATCCCATCAATTGTTCTTGAAAGAAGTAATTGCATTGCATCTTTATGGCAATATAAAACTTATGATAGGTTAAAGCTTCATCTTCCTAAACAATTTTGTGAGTTACCATTATTTGGGTACCCTAAAAAATTCCCAAAATACCCCACTAAACAACAGTTTGTTTCTTACATTGAAGCTTATGCAAACCATTTTGAAATTAAGCCCAAGTTTAACCAATCTGTTGTTAGTGCTGAATTTGACTTGAAAAATGATGCATGGAGAGTTGTTACACAAGATTCTGTTTATGAATCACGGTGGTTAGTGGTGGCTACCGGAGAAAATGCAGAGGCGGTGGTGCCGGAGATTCAAGGGATTGAGAAATTTAAAGGGGTAGTTAGACATACAAGTGAATACAAAAGTGGTGGTGAGTTTAGCACAAAAAGGGTTTTGGTAGTTGGTTGTGGTAATTCTGGTATGGAAGTTAGTTTGGACCTTTGTATTCATGATGCAAGTCCTTATTTGGTTGTTAGAAACTCT GTTCATGTTCTACCTAGAGAAATGTTTGGATTCACAACATTTGGTATAGCAATGGCTCTTCTCAAATGGCTACCTCTTAGGGTTGTGGACAAATTAATCTTATTTATGGCCAACTTAACACTTGGAAACACCGATAAATTAGGTTTAAAAAGGCCGAAAACCGGTCCCCTTGAGCTAAAAAATGCTACCGGAAAAACTCCTGTTCTTGACACCGGAGCTTTATCACTAATCAAATCCGGTAACATCAAG GTTGTGGAGCAAGGAATAAGAGAAGTCACAAAAAATGGGGCCAAGTTTATGGACGGTCAAGAAATTGCATTTGAGGCTATTGTATTGGCAACAGGGTACAAGAGTAATGTGCCATTTTGGCTCAAG GGAAGTGACTTTTTCACTGAAGAGGGAATGCCGAAAACGCCATTTCCAAATGGTTGGAAAGGAAAGAACGGACTGTATACCGTTGGATTTACTCGAAGAGGTCTTCTAGGAACGACGTGTGATGCCCTAAAAATCGCCAAGGATGTGACGGATCAATGGGGATCAACATCGTCCACATCTAAGCTTGAGTTTAGGTCAAAATGA